One Ignavibacterium album JCM 16511 genomic region harbors:
- a CDS encoding HAD family phosphatase, with translation MKKKFVNKKEAKQLISKLGDEFAVIKNPGYIHPEYELYPLAEKIRKTNKLVAAVMDMDGTTTTTEVLCIHSLEFMIRKFSGRMDKTIWQGLTEKDYPHIIGNSTTKHVEYLISTYSKSFKKNEIIKSFLFAAVWTIFFGKDQQRKDEVLLNLKSFGCHNLIDDPFIRKFKNINALVDEDKEQISEYLFNKYKNYFNTFGFSDYVRLGIDVYYQRYHEILERIRLGESRFIAEELFSDANKHLIEAMPGIAVFLPMIKGMITEYQELFFDYLIKSYENKTGKTLSNKKIESARKYFYSLCNHFQKLPMKTAIVTSSIFYEADIVLREVFKVIYSELNHLLPDSDFKRNLIEKFSDYNFYYDAVVTASDSSEIRLKPHRDLYSIALYKLNIPKNDFDKVIGFEDSESGTIAIRAAGIGLCAAVPFTQTSGHNFKAASYICKGGIPEVILKHNLFL, from the coding sequence ATGAAAAAGAAATTCGTAAATAAAAAAGAAGCAAAACAACTTATCTCAAAACTTGGTGATGAGTTTGCCGTTATAAAAAATCCCGGATACATTCATCCTGAATATGAACTTTATCCGCTTGCAGAGAAAATCCGCAAAACAAATAAGCTTGTTGCTGCAGTGATGGATATGGATGGAACTACTACAACAACAGAAGTTCTTTGCATTCATTCACTCGAGTTTATGATTCGCAAATTTTCCGGAAGAATGGATAAAACTATCTGGCAGGGACTTACAGAAAAGGATTATCCTCACATCATTGGAAACAGCACAACAAAGCATGTTGAGTATCTCATTTCAACTTATTCAAAATCATTCAAGAAAAATGAGATAATAAAATCTTTCCTGTTCGCAGCTGTTTGGACAATATTTTTCGGAAAAGATCAGCAGCGAAAAGATGAGGTGCTTTTGAATTTAAAATCTTTTGGTTGCCACAATTTAATTGATGATCCTTTTATTAGGAAGTTTAAAAATATCAATGCACTTGTTGATGAAGACAAAGAGCAAATTTCAGAATATCTTTTTAACAAATACAAAAATTATTTTAACACTTTTGGCTTCAGTGATTATGTTCGACTAGGAATTGATGTTTACTATCAGCGTTATCACGAAATACTGGAAAGAATTCGTTTGGGTGAAAGCCGCTTTATTGCAGAAGAATTATTCAGCGATGCAAATAAACATCTGATAGAGGCAATGCCCGGGATAGCAGTCTTCCTTCCGATGATTAAGGGAATGATTACTGAATATCAGGAACTCTTTTTTGATTATCTTATTAAATCATATGAGAATAAAACCGGCAAAACATTAAGCAATAAAAAAATTGAGAGTGCACGAAAATATTTTTATTCGCTTTGCAATCATTTTCAGAAGTTACCGATGAAGACAGCAATTGTTACTTCGTCAATTTTTTATGAAGCCGATATAGTTTTAAGAGAAGTGTTCAAAGTTATTTACAGCGAATTAAATCATCTTTTGCCGGATTCAGATTTTAAGAGAAATCTGATTGAAAAATTTTCTGATTATAATTTTTACTACGATGCAGTTGTAACTGCCAGTGACTCAAGTGAAATAAGACTGAAACCTCACAGAGATTTGTACAGCATTGCTTTATACAAATTAAATATTCCAAAAAATGATTTCGACAAAGTAATCGGATTTGAAGATAGCGAAAGCGGAACAATTGCAATTCGTGCAGCGGGAATTGGTTTATGTGCTGCTGTTCCGTTTACACAAACAAGCGGACATAATTTTAAAGCGGCTTCTTACATTTGTAAAGGTGGAATTCCAGAAGTTATTTTGAAGCATAATTTGTTTCTTTAA
- a CDS encoding phosphoglucomutase: MNIFFGTDGWRGLLDKEVNEQSISIVAQAFADYLNEINNENSVAIGFDGRKNSQLFAKIFAEVLSGNKVKVFLSDRVIPTPVFSFTVKNKSLSAGVMITASHNPPEYNGVKFKASYGGPFLTEETAKVEKLLNKNLIRRNDLITQENFLIDYFNHLEKLIDFELIRTARLNVLIDSMGGAGADYLERILLAHNIPAKTIYQLPDEKFFGRLAEPIEKNLKPLSEELKQGNYSIGVATDGDADRCGVMLDNGSWLSAQETILLLADFCVNIKKYSGNIVKTSSVTDKLKTFFETNQRKVIDVQVGFKYITEVMIKQNIAFGCEESGGFGYGVHIPERDGILSSLFMIEMLAHSGFNKLSEYVHHKRKTFGEIFYDRIDLSYDKPDRNDLLPKLYKKYLDKISEFRVVFVKPFYSSRNVINGLKFFLEGNNRWLLIRSSETEPIVRIYAEGQSIDEVKQFLEFGKNILNK; encoded by the coding sequence ATGAATATCTTTTTTGGAACTGATGGCTGGCGTGGTTTACTCGATAAAGAAGTAAATGAACAATCAATTTCTATTGTTGCTCAGGCATTTGCAGACTATCTGAATGAAATTAATAATGAAAATTCAGTTGCAATCGGATTTGATGGAAGAAAAAATTCACAACTCTTTGCAAAAATCTTTGCTGAAGTTCTTTCCGGCAATAAAGTAAAAGTTTTTTTATCTGATAGAGTAATTCCAACTCCGGTTTTTTCCTTTACTGTAAAGAATAAATCTCTTTCTGCCGGCGTGATGATCACTGCTTCACACAATCCGCCGGAGTATAACGGAGTAAAGTTCAAAGCAAGTTACGGAGGACCATTTCTTACTGAGGAAACTGCTAAAGTTGAAAAACTTCTTAACAAAAATTTAATACGAAGAAATGATCTAATCACACAGGAAAATTTTCTGATAGATTATTTTAATCATTTAGAAAAGTTAATTGATTTTGAACTTATAAGAACTGCGCGACTAAATGTTTTAATTGATTCGATGGGTGGTGCCGGAGCAGATTATCTCGAGCGAATTTTACTTGCACATAATATTCCGGCAAAAACTATTTATCAGTTGCCCGATGAAAAATTCTTTGGAAGATTAGCCGAACCAATTGAAAAAAATCTCAAACCGCTTTCAGAAGAACTAAAACAAGGTAATTATTCAATTGGAGTTGCTACAGATGGTGATGCAGACCGTTGCGGTGTAATGCTTGATAATGGCAGCTGGTTGAGTGCTCAGGAAACAATTTTATTGCTGGCAGATTTTTGTGTGAACATAAAAAAGTATAGCGGAAACATTGTCAAAACTTCAAGTGTTACTGATAAGCTTAAAACATTTTTCGAGACAAATCAGAGAAAAGTTATTGATGTTCAGGTTGGATTTAAATACATCACAGAAGTTATGATTAAACAGAATATTGCTTTTGGTTGTGAGGAAAGCGGCGGATTTGGTTATGGCGTTCATATTCCCGAAAGAGATGGAATTCTTTCATCATTATTTATGATTGAAATGCTTGCTCATTCCGGTTTCAATAAACTTAGTGAATATGTTCATCATAAAAGAAAAACTTTCGGAGAAATCTTTTACGACAGAATTGATTTGAGTTATGATAAACCTGACAGAAATGATTTGCTTCCGAAACTTTATAAAAAATATTTGGACAAAATTTCTGAATTCAGAGTAGTGTTTGTTAAACCATTTTACAGTAGCAGAAATGTAATAAATGGATTAAAGTTTTTCCTTGAAGGAAATAACAGATGGCTGTTGATTAGGTCATCCGAAACAGAACCGATTGTCAGAATTTACGCAGAAGGACAGAGCATTGATGAAGTAAAACAATTTTTGGAATTTGGAAAAAATATTTTGAATAAATGA